The Aquidulcibacter paucihalophilus genome has a window encoding:
- a CDS encoding glutathione peroxidase, with amino-acid sequence MTSVYDFRATAIDGAETALEQYRGQALLIVNTASRCGFTGQYAGLEALHRQYADKPFQVLGFPCNQFGSQEPGKAAEIASFCSTTYGVDFPMFDKVEVNGPDRHPLYAWLTSQKKGFLGSRDIKWNFTKFLTDREGRVVARYAPQVEPEAIKADIEKLI; translated from the coding sequence GTGACCTCGGTCTACGACTTTCGCGCCACGGCCATCGACGGCGCCGAGACGGCGCTGGAGCAGTATCGCGGCCAGGCCCTGCTGATCGTCAACACGGCCTCGAGATGCGGCTTCACCGGCCAGTACGCCGGCCTTGAGGCGCTGCACCGGCAGTATGCGGACAAGCCGTTCCAGGTGCTGGGTTTTCCCTGCAACCAGTTCGGTTCCCAGGAACCGGGCAAGGCCGCCGAGATCGCCAGCTTCTGCTCGACCACCTATGGCGTCGACTTCCCGATGTTCGACAAGGTCGAGGTCAACGGCCCCGACCGGCATCCGCTCTACGCCTGGCTGACCAGCCAGAAGAAGGGCTTCCTGGGCAGCCGCGACATCAAGTGGAACTTCACCAAATTCCTGACCGATCGAGAGGGCCGCGTGGTCGCGCGCTACGCCCCCCAGGTCGAACCCGAGGCCATCAAGGCCGATATCGAGAAGCTGATCTGA